AAAGATCTTCCTTCGGAGTGGATGAGCAGATGATTTTTGAAATTGCTGCTTTTTCTAAacctctttccacactctaaaCACTGCATTTTCTTTCCAGAATGAGATTGCAAATGACATTTCAGATCTCTTTGATAAGGGAAACTCCTCTTACACTGAGGACATGTGAAaagcttctctccagtgtgaagaCTCATGTGATTCTTGAGGGTTTTTTTGAATCTgtaactttttccacactggtGGCATTTGAAAGGCTTCCTTCCATTGTGTCCAAATTTAACATGCTTGTTAAGGCTTTTAAGGGTACGGCAACTTCTTCCACACTTATGACATATAAAACAGTTCTCTCTTGAGTGAACGCTCAGGGTTGCTTGACgtatgaaactctttccacacttaTCACATTTGAATGGCCGCTCTCCAGTGTGACGGTTCATGTGATAACTGAGATTTTCTTCCGATGTGTAGCCCTTCCCGCACAGTTTGCAGGTGAAAggactctctccagtgtgatttCTCATGTGGGCGATTAGGGTTTTTTTATatgtgaaactctgtccacactgagtgcaggagaaaggcttctctccagtgtgaattctcatgtggattttaaggtttcctttttcagtgaaactctttccacactgatcacagatgaacggcttctctccattGTGATGGTTCATATGACACCGAAGGTTTGGTGCTGCCGTGAAAGGCTTTTCAccagtgtgaattttcatgtgcTTGTCAAGGTGCCCTTTTTGGGTgaatctctttccacactgttggcaggcgAAAGGCTTCTCActagtgtgaattctcatgtggagaTTAAGATTTCCTTTTTGAGTGAAAcgttttccacactgttggcaggtgtgaGGCTTTTCAGCAGTGTGAATTTTAATGTGCTTGTCAAGGTGTCCTTttcgactgaaactctttccacactgttgacagGTGTGAGGTTTCTCTCTAGTGTGAATTGTCATGTGCCtgttaaggtttcctttttgagtaaaactctttccacactgttgacagGTGTGAGGGCTCTCTCCATTTTGAATTCCTATGTGGACAGAAGTATTTTCAGTCTGTGAGCATCTATATGACTTTTCTTTAGTTGTGAAAGAATGCTGTCTCTCATACTGATCCTTCTCTTCCATTTCATTGAGGACTGTACTCTCCTCTTTCAGTGGCATATCTCCATTGTGAATTTCCATGTGGACTTTTAGCTTTTCAGGTTGATCGAAACTCATTCCACAATCAAAGCAGGTGAAATAAAATCCAGATCCTGTCTTCTGGATtgtttttcgtgaggaagtctTTTCAGTCTGTGAGCATCTACATGATTTTGCTTGAGTTATGAAAGCATGACAATTCTCATACTGATCCTTCTCTTCTGTTTCATTTAGGATTTTACCATCTTCGTTCAGTGTCGTTGGGTCTAaggtgaaaaaaacaaaagtagTTAAGTTAACCCCAGTTTGATGGCACAAAACAACAGAGATCAAAACATTTAGACATGTAAAGTATCAAAACCAATAACATATGCTAACTACTAAGAGGTGATTTCTGTAATATCAGAACCTCCTCACAGTATTGTCAATTATTTGCTTCATTTAGGACACATCCCAAAAACCTTCAAACTGGCAGTTATCAAAACCCCTTATCTCAGAGTAATGGTatctgtgtaaaaaaaaaaaaaaaaaaattcagccaAGATTTAAGCCCTTTTGAAGCATAGAAACTAGCTTACTAAAGTTACATCTTCCATCAACACAGACCACAACATTCTTTTGGACAACTTGAGAATTGAAATTTGTTGACAAGGTTCTATCTAtctgacaaattgtcacatctgtcctgtttaactcctggatgatgagctccttaaatgccccGATCTTTAATGGCGAGTGTTGttcaactcgtctctacagaatcccctacaggtgctcaagagtgttaagattgagtgcaatacatgtccactGAAGGTttttgggagaatgcatatcgtcattgtcatgttgaaaaaatgcccaacaatgcagggcatgaggaaagggtaacatcttatgtttcaagtttgtgtattgtattacaCAGTGGtatgggaattcatgacagcattgataaagcacaactctcTCACagcttcagcactcatacatccctatataagagatTTACTATCACTGAATtgtactgtgggaaccaggcacttctcactgtactcttcctctagcaacaccataacattttggatgctgttagatccaaaatgattgatttggtctcattggaccagagtattgattcccagaatctatattttgtaaagatggactttggaaatggctaactgactttattgtgctttggccacagtaggtagttccagtgagaacaacaaccatgcatgtcatttctgcaggctgcatcttactctgtgagataaacagtcactcttttcatagcttttgctggctctgagacactcgcttggtatttctcctgctgtTTGTCttgcaaaaaaatccctcatcactaaatgaaagcttaaaatgaaggcctgattatttcaggcgccttgtcacaagtccattgtttttgaatttctgtgttacttttgctatattttcacacttaaaacaatgatttggtaatcctcttgtaccactgtcctcttttgtgctaagaaataagtctcctgactgttctctcccaagtgcttccattgttgacttaagtctgagaatgattcagtgggctatataacattataacatttataacattataacatttgtTTCCAGAGGAATTGAGATTTTCAAGACGCCTTTCAAGGTGAACTTATCCACCTCCCCAAACATTTGGAGCAAACCCAGGGAGAAAAAGATATGACCTACCATGCTGATGGACAACTTTAAGCTTCGCTTTGATGATTTTGTTCTTGGAAGACAACTACTGCTGACCATACAGAACCCATTCTTGGTCACAAATGTCACTTAGATTTTAGAGGAAGCAAACAGATCTTCAGATGGCCAAATGTTACATCACTACAAATGGAGTTGACTGAACTGCAAGAAAATGTGGTTGGTAATTGTGACCCTGACACTTTCTGGAGAAAGATGGTGCCTGCAGCTGATTTCCCtgttctaaaaaaaacaaaggcaCTACACATCCTGAACATGTTTGGTTCCACATACTTCTGCGAGGCTGCATTCTACACAATGAACATGATCCCAAATCCTAGTGTGGACAAGTATGTTTGTCACTGTGCTGCACTACATAAATGAAGATATCTATCCGGACCTTTCCCACTAAggaaatatgtgcaagtggaccTTCTCAAATTGTATTAGAATAGCCCTGTGCTACAGTCAGAGCTGGGTAGTaacagattacatgtaatctggattatgtaatcagatttcAAAAATTACTTGTaaaagtacttgtaattagagtaaactactttttaaaatactcagactacagttacttttttatggattacttgattacattatttacacaatggcagtaagttgttcacaattcattgattttccttttttttaacgtttatattatttttaataaaaaacctGCCGTTTATATATGTCCACGATTCTAAGAGATTTTTCTGGCAGTGAGGGGGAGGGTGTGGAATTGTGTACAGACATCAGCAACAACAAGAAATTGTGGAAAATAGAGGGGAACACAGCGTTTAACCACTAAATGTACAGACATCATGTTATTGCTGTGAATTTCATGttctttattattaatttttcgtCATTGTTTTTATCATATGCAATTCAAGTATGAAATTCAAGTATTGAGATGAAAAATTTGACCTAGCAATGTAATTGCTGTGAGTTTCATGTtctttaatattcattttttgtaatgttgctattgtttattttttcttcacagTTACTATGCACTTAAAACGTTTTGAGATGAATATTTGACCTATAAATGTTATTGCTGTGAATTTAATCTTTTTCAAAATTCATGTTTGCAATGTTACTATTGtttgatgtttttcatttatactgTCATATGCATGTCGTGTTTTTAGATTAAATATTTGATGTAGCAGCGATATTGCTgtgaatttcatgtttttcaatatttttttttttgtctaatgttgccattttctaaatgtacttaattttaagtaaatgttttaaaatcataagttgtgattttgatttattcagttttactttcaacaggtacattagtgttagtattttgaagtattaactgtccatacactgcacttaaaaaaaaaaaaaaaaaaatatctgttgaggctctttttagtgaatagaatatattataataaatataataacattttgtcatgtaatttgtaatcagtaactgattacaattaATAAGTACA
Above is a genomic segment from Megalobrama amblycephala isolate DHTTF-2021 linkage group LG14, ASM1881202v1, whole genome shotgun sequence containing:
- the LOC125245794 gene encoding gastrula zinc finger protein XlCGF57.1-like, which codes for MAFIKEESEDLKIEEVFSLKQEDTEEQADPTTLNEDGKILNETEEKDQYENCHAFITQAKSCRCSQTEKTSSRKTIQKTGSGFYFTCFDCGMSFDQPEKLKVHMEIHNGDMPLKEESTVLNEMEEKDQYERQHSFTTKEKSYRCSQTENTSVHIGIQNGESPHTCQQCGKSFTQKGNLNRHMTIHTREKPHTCQQCGKSFSRKGHLDKHIKIHTAEKPHTCQQCGKRFTQKGNLNLHMRIHTSEKPFACQQCGKRFTQKGHLDKHMKIHTGEKPFTAAPNLRCHMNHHNGEKPFICDQCGKSFTEKGNLKIHMRIHTGEKPFSCTQCGQSFTYKKTLIAHMRNHTGESPFTCKLCGKGYTSEENLSYHMNRHTGERPFKCDKCGKSFIRQATLSVHSRENCFICHKCGRSCRTLKSLNKHVKFGHNGRKPFKCHQCGKSYRFKKTLKNHMSLHTGEKLFTCPQCKRSFPYQRDLKCHLQSHSGKKMQCLECGKRFRKSSNFKNHLLIHSEGRSFNCGQCYKKFILPSHLKIHLKSHVDVRRYLCSSCGKCFKWLGNLKWHQKIKICVKLRLRSQRS